In Dermatophilus congolensis, a genomic segment contains:
- the lipA gene encoding lipoyl synthase produces MTAAPEGRRLLRVEARNATTPIERKPEWIRTTAKMGEQFTQLHGMVKRTGLHTVCQEAGCPNIYECWEDREATFLIGGDICTRRCDFCDIATGRPRPMDPSEPRAVAESIKSMNLRYATVTGVARDDQPDGAAKLYADTIREIHALNPNTGVEILPPDFGAQRELVEQVFEARPEVFAHNLETVPRIFKRIRPAFQYDKSLRVITMAHEYGLVTKSNLILGMGEEDHEIEQAIRDLHEAGCDILTITQYLRPSKLHHPIDRWVKPQEFVAWSDFAKSIGFAGVMAGPLVRSSYRAGRLWVQAMREAGRPLPENLSHLGEGMDEPARQEAVSLVEKAAAKDKAAC; encoded by the coding sequence GTGACCGCAGCACCTGAAGGCCGTCGCCTCCTTCGCGTGGAAGCGCGTAACGCCACCACGCCGATCGAGCGCAAACCCGAATGGATCCGCACGACGGCCAAGATGGGTGAACAATTCACCCAACTGCACGGCATGGTTAAACGAACCGGCCTGCACACTGTTTGCCAGGAGGCGGGGTGCCCCAACATTTACGAATGCTGGGAGGACCGGGAAGCCACATTCCTTATCGGCGGTGATATTTGCACCCGCCGATGCGACTTCTGCGATATCGCCACTGGCCGTCCTCGACCGATGGACCCGAGCGAGCCGCGCGCGGTGGCTGAGTCGATTAAGTCGATGAATCTGCGGTACGCCACGGTGACGGGTGTTGCCCGTGATGACCAGCCCGACGGGGCCGCCAAACTGTACGCGGACACCATCCGCGAAATCCACGCATTGAACCCCAACACGGGCGTGGAGATCCTTCCTCCTGACTTCGGTGCACAGCGTGAACTAGTGGAGCAGGTGTTTGAGGCTCGACCGGAGGTGTTCGCGCACAACCTGGAGACGGTGCCGCGCATTTTCAAGCGGATCCGGCCGGCGTTCCAGTACGACAAGTCGTTGCGGGTTATCACGATGGCCCACGAGTACGGGCTGGTAACCAAATCGAACCTGATTTTGGGGATGGGCGAGGAAGACCACGAAATTGAGCAGGCTATTCGTGACCTCCACGAGGCTGGCTGCGACATCCTCACCATTACGCAGTACTTGCGCCCCTCTAAGCTGCACCACCCGATTGATCGTTGGGTCAAGCCGCAGGAGTTCGTAGCCTGGTCTGATTTCGCTAAGTCGATCGGTTTCGCTGGAGTGATGGCTGGCCCGTTGGTGCGCTCCAGCTATCGCGCTGGCCGCCTGTGGGTGCAGGCGATGCGGGAGGCTGGCCGTCCACTTCCGGAGAACCTGAGCCATCTTGGTGAGGGCATGGATGAGCCCGCACGTCAAGAAGCCGTGTCGTTGGTGGAGAAGGCAGCTGCCAAAGATAAGGCGGCTTGCTGA